From a single Accipiter gentilis chromosome 8, bAccGen1.1, whole genome shotgun sequence genomic region:
- the LOC126041948 gene encoding uncharacterized protein LOC126041948: MAEELAKKLQLRRALTGDRWVPAWRGGQPGCPPLCARNQLGQQCPPLPRAKLSLVPPGPGTRSGLGWHWGGGCAGSTAWVGAATDPQPIYLGSITPGTIPNKDTAPLIPVPAPCTMGVALGPVLSLSRPVPPQKNPFSTLGWCHPAPCAPATAVSHLHPNLFFRPEAALDVPSPVPAMRRGWHRVGGGAGWEVRLAGLWVLVHPRSGGWHSPARPAYWGGGGLRRV, translated from the coding sequence atggcagaggagcttgccaagaAGCTGCAGCTGCGCCGAGCTCTCACCGGGGACCGATGGGTGCCAGCGTGGAGGGGGGGGCAGCCCGGCTGTCCCCCACTTTGTGCCAGGAACCAGCTGGGACAGCagtgccccccccttccccgggcaaAGCTGTCCCTAGTCCCCCCTGGCCCGGGCACCCGCTCAGGActggggtggcactgggggggggggtgtgcaggcAGCACAGCTTGGGTGGGGGCAGCAACAGACCCCCAACCCATATATTTGGGGAGCATCACCCCAGGCACCATCCCCAATAAAGACACTGCCCCACTCATCCCTGTCCCAGCTCCTTGCACCATGGGGGTGGCACTGGGACCTGTGTTgtccctgtcccgtcccgtccccccccaaaaaaaccccttctccaCCTTGGGCTGGTGCCACCCGGCGCCCTGTGCCCCAGCCACAGCTGTGTCACACCTACATCCCAATTTATTCTTCAGGCCAGAAGCAGCTCTCGATGTGCCCAGCCCGGTGCCAGCGATGCGGAGGGGGTGGcacagagttggggggggggcagggtgggaggtTCGACTGgcggggctgtgggtgctggtgcACCCTCGCTCTGggggctggcacagccctgcccgTCCAgcgtactggggggggggggggttgaggagGGTGTAG